Proteins found in one Actinokineospora alba genomic segment:
- a CDS encoding pyridoxal phosphate-dependent aminotransferase: MPRTTLVPRLRPFTSTIFAEMTSLAVANGAVNLGQGFPDTDGPAAMLAEAQKAIADGINQYPPGPGRPELRAAIAAQRSRYGTPFDPDSEILVTVGATEAIAASLLALVEAGDEVILFEPYYDSYAASVAMAGATRRVVSLVEEPSGRFGLDVDALRAAVTPATKAILVNTPHNPTGTVFTQAELEAVAAVCIEHDLLAITDEVYEDLLFDGLAHVPLGSLPGMAERTLTISSAGKSFNCTGWKIGWVCGPAELVAAVRAAKQFLTFVGGAPFQPAVAHALNHEGAWVQQLRASLEDKRDRLSAGLAEAGFGVRQTAGTYFVCADVRPLGFSDGLELCRELPGRIGVAAVPVQVFTDNPDRWRHLVRFAFCKKDDILDEAISRLHKLA, translated from the coding sequence ATGCCTCGAACCACGCTTGTACCCAGGCTGCGTCCGTTCACGTCGACGATCTTCGCGGAGATGACCTCCCTCGCGGTGGCCAACGGCGCGGTCAACCTCGGACAGGGTTTCCCGGACACCGACGGTCCGGCCGCCATGCTGGCCGAAGCCCAGAAAGCCATCGCCGACGGGATCAACCAGTACCCCCCGGGGCCGGGGCGGCCGGAGCTGCGCGCGGCCATCGCGGCGCAGCGGTCGCGGTACGGGACGCCCTTCGACCCGGACTCGGAGATCCTCGTCACGGTGGGCGCCACGGAGGCCATCGCGGCGTCGCTGCTGGCCCTGGTCGAGGCGGGCGACGAGGTGATCCTCTTCGAGCCGTACTACGACTCCTACGCCGCCTCGGTCGCCATGGCGGGCGCCACCCGGCGGGTCGTGTCCCTGGTGGAGGAGCCGTCGGGCCGCTTCGGTCTCGACGTCGACGCGCTGCGGGCCGCGGTCACGCCCGCGACCAAGGCGATCCTGGTCAACACCCCGCACAACCCGACCGGGACGGTCTTCACCCAGGCGGAACTGGAAGCGGTGGCCGCGGTCTGTATCGAGCACGACCTGCTGGCGATCACCGACGAGGTGTACGAGGACCTGCTGTTCGACGGGCTGGCGCACGTGCCGCTGGGGTCGCTGCCGGGGATGGCGGAGCGGACGCTGACGATCTCCAGCGCGGGCAAGAGCTTCAACTGCACCGGGTGGAAGATCGGCTGGGTCTGCGGGCCCGCCGAGCTGGTCGCCGCGGTGCGCGCGGCCAAGCAGTTCCTGACCTTCGTCGGCGGCGCGCCGTTCCAGCCCGCCGTCGCGCACGCGCTGAACCACGAGGGCGCCTGGGTCCAGCAGCTGCGGGCCTCGCTGGAGGACAAGCGCGACCGGCTCTCCGCCGGGCTCGCCGAGGCGGGCTTCGGGGTGCGGCAGACGGCGGGCACGTACTTCGTCTGCGCCGACGTGCGGCCGCTGGGCTTCAGCGACGGCCTGGAGCTGTGCCGCGAACTGCCCGGGCGCATCGGGGTGGCGGCGGTGCCGGTGCAGGTGTTCACGGACAACCCGGATCGCTGGCGGCACCTGGTCCGCTTCGCGTTCTGCAAGAAGGACGACATCCTGGACGAGGCCATCAGCAGGCTGCACAAGCTCGCCTGA